A genomic region of Aspergillus oryzae RIB40 DNA, chromosome 1 contains the following coding sequences:
- a CDS encoding uncharacterized protein (predicted protein), translated as MAEDGEQESEVVIPKRQGLGRRALENSALQRSLTPSGSGGQLPIRVGPEQDRPSYSNEYLKELRNSTPSTPKNATDDDNEKTIDVAAKFGEVMKVTAPAAIPSEAEIREKKERRARLAKEQQYGISTEKDFISLDDTMEDEEWDSKNEKEDLRDTRLIRDDEDFAEGFDEFVEDGRISLGRKAERERAKKQREEMRELIEDAEGDSDEDDSDLEEKAAYEAAQTRAAMGHSGKDYTDRPKTPPKMTSLPRLSTCLDRLRTTLAVMEKSKTQMIDRMEELRKEKADIAVREVEIQALIKEAGDNYEKLKQEAGRTPGSDEDTAAERGLESIGNSMAVSTGNSEDES; from the coding sequence ATGGCCGAAGATGGCGAACAGGAAAGTGAAGTGGTAATACCGAAAAGGCAAGGACTTGGGAGGCGAGCACTGGAAAATAGTGCTTTGCAGAGGTCGCTCACGCCATCGGGATCAGGTGGCCAGCTTCCAATCAGGGTTGGCCCAGAACAAGATCGGCCAAGTTACAGCAATGAATATTTGAAGGAGCTTCGAAATTCAACGCCTTCAACACCAAAGAATGCCACCGACGACGATAACGAGAAGACTATTGATGTTGCAGCCAAGTTCGGCGAGGTTATGAAAGTCACAGCGCCGGCCGCCATTCCCAGCGAAGCGGAGATtagagagaaaaaagaaagaagagcacGCTTGGCCAAAGAACAGCAGTATGGAATCTCAACAGAGAAGGACTTTATCTCATTGGATGATACtatggaggatgaagaatgGGACTcgaaaaatgaaaaagaggACCTAAGGGACACTCGGCTGATCCgtgatgatgaggatttCGCAGAGGGCTTCGACGAGTTTGTGGAGGATGGACGCATATCTCTGGGGAGAAAAGCCGAGCGCGAGAGGGCCAAAAAGCAGCGTGAAGAAATGCGAGAGCTCATCGAAGATGCCGAAGGGGATTCGGACGAGGACGACTCGGActtagaagaaaaggctgCTTACGAAGCCGCCCAAACAAGGGCTGCCATGGGCCACAGCGGCAAAGACTATACAGATCGACCAAAGACTCCTCCCAAAATGACCTCACTTCCACGCCTATCAACCTGTCTTGACCGATTACGCACAACCCTGGCCGTCATGGAAAAGTCGAAAACCCAAATGATTGATCGAATGGAAGAActaagaaaggaaaaggccgACATAGCTGTGCGAGAAGTAGAGATTCAGGCTTTAATCAAAGAAGCTGGGGATAACTACGAGAAACTCAAACAAGAAGCTGGGCGCACTCCTGGCTCTGACGAGGATACAGCTGCCGAACGAGGATTGGAGAGTATTGGCAATTCCATGGCAGTATCAACAGGAAATTCCGAGGACGAGTCGTGA
- a CDS encoding putative choline transporter Hnm1 (amino acid transporters): MKAPDSRESAVIHVQDADELRLAQMGHKQELKRHFSVWSLIGLAANCTISWTVIYGFILVFILQCFLGTSLAEFVSAYPVEGGMYHWIAAIAPKRYNSLLSFLTGCSTVFGCETIILPLILVGHCANYIVGIFTAASTNLVYASNFMALIALYHDDIKLQPWMTFVAYQVLNVLTSAVVMFGNRFIPGINKFALVYLQLAWFVITVTVAATAPTHNDSKFVFRTWMNNTGWDSNVICFITGLVNPLFALGGLDGITFVQPGRNAPLALACTLIIAFITGLSYLLSLMFSVQDWSSLADSPTGLPLAAIFGQATQSRGGAFALTFLLWIAIGPCMIGSQLSTGRMLWAFARDDGLPFSKVWARVNPRFGVPLNAQLCVAVIVSLLGCIYLGSSTAFNSMLSSATTINNIAYLVPIFTNVVLNRSTMHHGPFCLPHIAGMTVNIVTVVWLVFAIVFFSFPFYMPVTASNMNYTCVCVGGFIIVELIWWLIAGKRYSKTVQKAREEENNVMVRVDSKNL, translated from the exons ATGAAAGCCCCAGACAGCAGAGAGTCTGCGGTCATCCACGTTCAAGATGCAGATGAGCTGCGCTTGGCCCAAATGG GTCACAAACAGGAACTAAAGCGCCATTTCTCTGTCTGGAGTTTAATTGGACTGGCCGCTAACTGTACCATATCCTGGACTG TTATCTATGGATTCATCCTCGTTTTTATCCTTCAGTGTTTCTTGGGCACCTCGTTGGCTGAATTCGTCTCGGCTTACCCAGTCGAAGGTGGAATGTACCACTGGATCGCAGCTATTGCCCCAAAGCGCTATAACAgtctcctgagcttcctgacGGGCTGTTCTACGGTTTTTGGCTGTGAGACGATAATACTACCGTTAATTCTAGTTGGACACTGTGCTAACTATATTGTAGGGATATTTACGGCGGCATCAACAAATCTGGTATATGCCTCAAACTTCATGGCTCTAATTGCGTTGTACCACGATGACATCAAGCTCCAACCATGGATGACCTTTGTTGCATATCAGGTCTTGAATGTGTTGACATCTGCTGTGGTTATGTTTGGAAACCGTTTCATCCCGGGAATCAATAAGTTTGCCT TGGTATACCTCCAGCTAGCATGGTTTGTCATCACGGTCACAGTGGCCGCGACAGCGCCAACCCACAATGATAGCAAGTTTGTTTTTCGGACCTGGATGAACAATACGGGCTGGGACAGCAATGTTATCTGTTTCATCACAGGTCTAGTAAATCCGCTATTTGCCCTCGGTGGGTTAGATGGCATAACA TTCGTTCAGCCGGGGCGTAATGCACCTTTGGCCCTAG CATGCACCCTCATTATTGCCTTCATTACAGGGCTTTCTTACCTTCTGAGCCTTATGTTCTCGGTACAAGACTGGTCGAGCCTGGCAGACAGCCCAACGGGTCTCCCACTTGCAGCGATCTTTGGTCAAGCAACACAGAGTCGAGGAGGCGCTTTCGCACTGACATTCCTTCTATGGATTGCTATTGGGCCTTGCATGATTGGCTCACAGCTCA GCACTGGAAGAATGCTTTGGGCTTTTGCTCGAGATGATGGCCTCCCCTTTTCCAAGGT GTGGGCCCGAGTCAACCCTCGATTCGGGGTCCCATTGAACGCACAATTGTGTGTTGCAGTGATTGTAAGCCTTCTGGGCTGTATCTATCTGGGATCTAGCACTGCCTTCAACTCCATGCTTAGCTCCGCAAC GACGATTAACAATATCGCATACCTCGTGCCCATCTTCACCAATGTCGTGCTGAATCGCAGCACGATGCATCACGGCCCTTTTTGCCTACCGCATATTGCAGGCATGACCGTCAACATTGTTACTGTCGTCTGGCTGGTCtttgccatcgtcttcttcagtttTCCGTTCTATATGCCCGTGACCG CATCAAACATGAACTACACGTGCGTCTGTGTCGGCGGATTCATCATCGTTGAGCTCATTTGGTGGCTGATTGCGGGCAAGCGGTACTCGAAGACGGTGCAAAAGGCgagggaggaagagaacaatGTGATGGTTAGGGTGGACAGCAAGAACTTGTGA
- a CDS encoding putative small nuclear ribonucleoprotein SmG (predicted protein): MEKRVFCQLNGNRKVIGILRGYDVFMNIVLDEAFEEKQGGEKVAIGMVVIRGNSVVMLEYGVYGSVALFGMIEGHFDFISSMFTIKLQFQYLRDQIQGFPCLMIAMQDIIHNMAREYRIKWA; encoded by the exons ATGGAAAAGCGGGTATTTTGCCAACTGAACGGCAACCGCAAAGTCATTGGTATCCTGAGAGGTTACGAT GTATTCATGAACATCGTGCTCGACGAAGCTTTCGAAGAGAAGCAGGGCGGAGAGAAGGTCGCAATTGGCATGGTG GTCATTCGCGGTAACTCGGTCGTCATGCTCGAG TACGGAGTTTACGGGTCGGTTGCTCTCTTTGGAATGATCGAAGGGCACTTCGATTTTATCTCAAGCATGTTTACGATCAAATTGCAGTTTCAATATTTGAGGGATCAAATTCAGGGGTTCCCTTG CCTGATGATTGCTATGCAAGACATCATTCATAACATGGCTCGAGAATACCGCATCAAATGGGCATGA
- a CDS encoding transcription initiation factor TFIID subunit TAF2 (TATA binding protein associated factor): MPGVVDAPAGPAWQGLGFTVAHQKVELELDFANKSLKGKTEITIHPHYKELRVIRLNFRQGEIRRLNVSGKIPSMKYADPYESLQLYGPHYHQRLSSKIDGLLKCPPEPDLLLSVPKSVRIEELDPFSVEAQDQMALRATGAADDSEGPLSSKAPDTTLPRFTALTVNIEFTIDNIKDGLQFVGVENGDRRYPHAFTTNSLGYGAGCPLFPCVDDPSSRCTWELSIKCPCSLGDVFDRKIRDPVSSNASGRPKPTSNLGRYISPDDEALDLLVVCSGDMTDEIIDPKDTSKKTVSFACTSPLSAQQVGFAVGPFEYVNLAHFRESDQDEQLGQNAIPLHAFCLPGRGDELRNTCFPMAKAIDFFSLSYGSYPFSSYKMCFVDDAPEDTLSTACLSICSSHLLFPEDIIDPMYDATRALVYGLASQWIGVNIVPKAPTDTWVTVGVAWFITDTFMRKLCGNNEYRFRLKQMSDRVCELDYERPSIFDMGNILQLDSSEIDFIALKAPLVLFILDRRLTKASGKATMSRIISRLFLNARMGDIPNGAVSTMLFQKTCERLGHAKLDSFFQQWVLGAGCPRFQATQRFNKKKLVVEMMIKQVQSEQPSTRDLDKNTFMRDVKEEIRGIYAGVVQPVFTGSMTIRIHEADGTPYEHIVEIKEGVTKFDIPYNTKYKRLKRNKRQKERAAAASGGDPNAEVQEDVLLYCLGDVLQSEEEIQEWKLADWSKEDEERMGQESYEWIRMDADFEWICKLSLVMPGYMYLSQLQQDRDVIAQLESLQYMAAQREHPLISTIFVRTLMDRRYFYGIRVAAAKALIKHAKEEINWLGLFHLERAFQELFCLPGSPMTRSNDFSDRAAYVLQLVIPEAISKVRDNNGKTPMRVKRFLYDKLRFNDNSNNEYSDNYYVATLMQSLCHAMLGRVESRSHDLDDFDMEGVLESQAEEKLEKDAIAEIDRYRRMDEWSSSYQNLYSRTTLRCQMQLMQAKITELDIMQFLPYTRAGTYDLLRLEAFECLVETDIFQSPELLRWFIFTMSSDSSSWLRRRLHYLFGKALAPVAFGRGTSDKTPASGDGLIIEQESSTEVRQADLARRQTVPGAIEALKGELKGDQLLKESLWAACNSPCIGILELSEFTDLCRILYDPATSVKVALKYPRYWQVKHLGKGRLHFTRSSKFRTSLPSKDPNPAKRKREEPGMAPPAPRITFKQSKLGPSTPSANPTPRPQPITKLHIPNRSSPVPQAPSRTPATPTTPSTPGGGGFKLKLKFGQKPK; encoded by the exons ATGCCTGGCGTTGTCGATGCTCCTGCCGGCCCTGCCTGGCAGGGACTGGGTTTTACGGTTGCGCACCAGAAGgttgagctggagctggacTTTGCAAATAAGAGCCTCAAGGGGAAGACTGAAATTACGATCCATCCACATTACAAGGAGCTCCGAGTTATTCGATTAAATTTCCGACAGGGCGAGATTAGGCGCTTGAATGTCTCCGGGAAGATACCGTCAATGAAATATGCGGATCCCTACGAGTCACTGCAACTGTACGGACCTCATTATCATCAACGACTCTCCTCGAAAATAGATGGCTTGCTTAAGTGCCCGCCGGAGCCCGACCTGCTTTTGTCGGTCCCAAAAAGTGTTAGGATAGAAGAACTGGACCCTTTCTCAGTTGAGGCCCAAGATCAAATGGCGCTCCGTGCAACTGGCGCTGCCGATGATTCTGAAGGCCCTTTGAGCTCCAAAGCGCCAGATACTACGCTTCCTCGATTTACGGCACTGACGGTCAACATCGAATTTACTATCGACAATATAAAGGATGGGTTACAGTTCGTGGGAGTCGAGAATGGGGACAGACGTTACCCGCATGCCTTTACAACAAACTCGCTTGGATATGGGGCCGGTTgccctcttttcccttgcGTTGATGACCCTTCGTCACGTTGCACCTGGGAACTTTCTATCAAATGCCCCTGTTCGCTGGGGGATGTGTTTGACCGCAAAATCCGCGATCCAGTTAGCTCCAACGCTTCTGGACGCCCTAAACCGACGTCAAATCTTGGCCGATACATATCtccggatgatgaagccTTGGACCTGCTGGTGGTTTGTTCTGGAGATATGACGGATGAGATTATCGATCCGAAAGATaccagcaagaagacagtATCCTTCGCATGTACCTCACCGCTCTCCGCCCAGCAAGTTGGATTTGCTGTTGGCCCGTTTGAATATGTCAACCTTGCACATTTCCGGGAAAGCGACCAAGATGAGCAGCTTGGCCAGAATGCCATCCCTTTGCATGCTTTTTGCCTTCCTGGGCGAGGCGATGAACTCAGAAACACTTGTTTTCCAATGGCGAAGGCGAtcgacttcttttccttatcaTATGGGTCGTATCCATTTTCAAGTTACAAAATGTGCTTCGTAGATGACGCGCCCGAGGATACTTTGTCGACAGCGTGCTTGTCAATTTGCAGCAGTCATCTCCTATTCCCTGAAGATATTATCGATCCAATGTACGACGCGACGCGTGCTCTCGTCTACGGCCTTGCGTCTCAGTGGATTGGTGTTAACATCGTTCCAAAGGCGCCAACTGACACTTGGGTCACAGTAGGCGTCGCGTGGTTTATCACAGATACGTTCATGAGAAAACTTTGTGGGAATAATGAATATCGCTTTCGACTAAAACAGATGTCTGATAGAGTATGCGAGTTGGACTATGAGCGTCCCTCAATATTTGACATGGGAAATATACTCCAGCTTGACTCGTCTGAGATTGATTTCATAGCACTCAAGGCCCCTCTTGTGCTTTTCATCCTCGACCGAAGGCTTACGAAAGCTAGTGGAAAGGCCACAATGTCCCGCATCATTTCTCGGCTTTTTCTCAATGCTCGAATGGGCGATATCCCGAACGGGGCGGTATCCACCATGCTTTTCCAAAAGACCTGTGAACGACTGGGTCACGCGAAACTGGACTCATTCTTTCAACAATGGGTCTTGGGTGCTGGGTGTCCCCGCTTCCAGGCTACACAGAGGTTCAATAAAAAGAAGCTCGTAGTGGAAATGATGATAAAGCAAGTGCAATCAGAGCAGCCCAGCACACGTGACCTGGACAAGAATACCTTCATGCGTGATGTTAAGGAGGAGATTCGGGGCATCTATGCCGGGGTTGTTCAGCCGGTTTTTACTGGCTCCATGACGATTAGAATTCACGAAGCTGATGGCACACCTTATGAACATATTGTCGAGATTAAAGAAGGCGTCACCAAATTCGATATCCCTTATAACACAAAATACAAGCGTTTGAAGCGGAACAAGAGGCAGAAAGAACGGGCCGCTGCTGCTTCGGGTGGTGATCCTAATGCAGAAGTTCAGGAAGATGTTTTGCTTTATTGCTTGGGTGATGTACTTCAGAGTGaggaagaaattcaagagTGGAAGCTGGCTGATTGGAGTaaggaagacgaggagcGAATGGGCCAGGAGTCTTACGAATGGATTCGCATGGATGCAGATTTCGAGTGGATTTGTAAGCTTTCCTTGGTGATGCCAGGTTATATGTACCTTTCGCAGCTCCAACAAGATCGAGATGTGATAGCCCAATTGGAG TCTCTACAATATATGGCAGCCCAAAGAGAACACCCGTTAATATCCACGATTTTTGTCCGAACCCTAATGGACCGAAGGTACTTTTACGGAATCCGTGTGGCCGCAGCAAAGGCCTTGATTAAGCATGCCAAGGAAGAAATCAACTGGCTGGGGTTATTCCACCTGGAACGAGCTTTCCAGGAATTATTCTGTCTTCCAGGATCACCTATGACCCGCTCAAATGATTTTTCCGATAGGGCTGCTTATGTGCTTCAATTGGTCATCCCTGAAGCTATCTCAAAAGTAAGAGACAACAATGGGAAAACACCGATGCGCGTAAAGCGTTTTCTTTATGACAAGCTACGGTTCAATGATAATTCCAACAACGAG TATTCGGATAATTATTATGTCGCGACACTTATGCAGTCCCTTTGTCACGCCATGCTAGGCAGAGTTGAGTCTCGCTCTCACGATCTGGACGATTTCGACATGGAGGGGGTCCTTGAATCTCAGGCCGAAGAAAAATTGGAGAAAGACGCCATCGCCGAAATTGATAGATATCGAAGAATGGATGAATGGTCCAGCTCGTACCAGAACCTCTATTCACGTACCACGCTACGCTGTCAGATGCAGCTCATGCAAGCCAAAATAACGGAGTTGGATATAATGCAGTTCCTGCCTTATACTCGGGCCGGCACTTATGACCTGCTTCGCTTGGAGGCGTTTGAATGTCTCGTGGAGACCGATATCTTCCAGAGCCCTGAACTCTTGAGGTGGTTCATTTTTACCATGTCGAGCGACTCTTCTTCGTGGCTCCGACGGCGTCTTCATTACTTGTTTGGCAAGGCGCTTGCTCCTGTAGCCTTTGGTCGCGGCACAAGCGATAAGACCCCGGCTTCCGGTGATGGCTTAATCATTGAACAAGAATCTTCCACCGAGGTCCGCCAGGCAGACCTCGCGCGAAGGCAGACAGTCCCCGGAGCCATAGAGGCACTTAAAGGTGAACTTAAAGGTGACCAACTCCTCAAAGAGTCATTGTGGGCTGCGTGCAACTCTCCGTGCATTGGGATCCTGGAACTTTCCGAGTTTACTGATCTCTGCCGCATCTTGTATGACCCGGCCACTAGTGTGAAGGTTGCATTGAAGTATCCGCGATATTGGCAAGTGAAGCATCTCGGGAAG GGACGGCTGCATTTCACTCGCTCGAGCAAATTCCGTACCTCACTTCCATCCAAAGACCCGAATCCCGCGAAACGCAAACGAGAAGAACCGGGTATGGCACCCCCTGCCCCTCGCATCACATTCAAGCAGTCAAAGCTTGGCCCAAGTACCCCGTCAGCAAACCCAACTCCACGTCCACAGCCGATCACCAAGCTGCACATTCCGAATCGATCCTCCCCCGTACCTCAAGCGCCATCCAGGACACCCGCCACTCCGACCACCCCATCTACTcctgggggtggagggttcaaattaaaattaaaatttgGCCAGAAGCCAAAATAA
- a CDS encoding sn-1,2-diacylglycerol cholinephosphotransferase (sn-1,2-diacylglycerol ethanolamine- and cholinephosphotranferases), with translation MVTLLGFMFIVGNVMLIEMLMPDLVGPGPSWLYYSFAFGMWMYSTLDNVDGKQARRTGTSSGLGELFDHGIDSLNCTLASLLETAALGFGSTNLGAWTALVPCLAMYFSTWETYHTHTLYLGYFNGPTEGLLIAIGLMVASGWYGPEIWSRPIVEFLNIPQIFGNNSVKDLWIPLLLSSFFLGHLPGCVYNVISSRRKQNLPISPIFKEWVPMIVFTGCNMAWLFSPYSRILADNRLVLYCWTISFVFGRMTTKIILAHLLRQPFPHWTVLQTPLVGGAVLVNLPWIGLPGMSAWVELLYLRMYLLFAFVIYMYWAFLVINRITTFLGINCLTIRRDKSTAREQAYRDLGERNFEDANTGGDTNAGRYKSH, from the exons ATGGTAACCCTATTGGGGTTCATGTTCATTGTCGGAAATGTGATGCTCATAGAGATGTTGATGCCTGATCTTGTGGGACCT GGTCCCTCTTGGCTATATTACAGTTTTGCTTTCGGCATGTGGAT GTACTCCACGCTGGATAATGTTGACGGCAAACAAGCTCGGAGAACGGGAACGTCTAGTGGGTTGGGGGAGCTGTTTGA TCATGGAATCGACTCCTTGAATTGTACGCTTGCTAGTCTGCTAGAGACTGCCGCGTTGGGCTTTGGCTCCACTAATCTAGGCGCCTGGACAGCTCTTGTTCCTTGCCTCGCAATGTATTTTTCCACCTGGGAGACCTATCATACACATACTCTCTACCTCGGCTACTTCAATGGCCCTACTGAGGGTCTTTTGATCGCAATTGGTTTGATGGTGGCATCGGGCTGGTATGGGCCTGAGATATGGTCTCGGCCGATAGTCGAGTTCTTAAATATCCCCCAGATCTTTGGAAACAACTCAGTGAAGGATCTTTGGattcccctccttctctcatCGTTCTTCTTGGGACATTTGCCTGGTTGTGTCTACAATGTCATTTCTTCGAGGAGAAAACAGAATCTCCCCATATCCCCGATCTTCAAGGAGTGGGTGCCAATGATCGTCTTCACTGGATGCAACATGGCTtggctcttctctccttATTCGAGAATATTGGCTGATAACCGCTTGGTGTTGTACTGTTGGACAATCTCGTTCGTCTTTGGACGGATGACTACAAAGATCATTCTTGCGCATCTGCTGAGACAGCCATTCCCCCATTGGACCGTCTTGCAAACACCTCTGGTTGGCGGTGCTGTTTTGGTGAACTTGCCCTGGATTGGTCTTCCCGGGATGAGCGCATGGGTGGAGCTCCTGTACCTGCGGATGTATCtcctctttgcctttgtCATCTATATGTACTGGGCATTCTTGGTCATCAACCGGATCACGACCTTCTTGGGTATCAATTGTTTGACGATTCGGCGCGACAAATCGACAGCCCGAGAGCAGGCTTACCGTGACCTTGGTGAGAGAAATTTCGAGGATGCCAATACTGGTGGTGACACTAACGCGGGGCGCTATAAAAGTCATTGA
- a CDS encoding uncharacterized protein (predicted protein), which translates to MERANEETSLVPRPQPLPSPPLHPSTASSKVSDTDALVTTSLSNGVSVGNGTVFPHARNGGPKDRPVSGIVPPYWSHHRNASRTSQISLEQPAITLEDHTEDPDSETSRGLWARSVSVDDHVVVQGKSGIGAYVVWSCTIQTLEGGPISVRMRHEAL; encoded by the exons ATGGAGCGAGCGAATGAGGAGACGAGCCTGGTGCCTCGCCCGCAACCGCTGCCatcccctcctctccatcccTCGACGGCATCCTCCAAGGTCTCAGACACTGATGCGCTCGTGACGACCTCCCTTTCTAACGGCGTCAGCGTCGGCAATGGCACCGTTTTCCCGCACGCCCGCAATGGTGGCCCCAAAGATCGCCCGGTCTCCGGCATAGTTCCGCCGTACTGGAGTCACCATCGGAATGCCTCCCGTACCTCTCAGATCTCTCTCGAACAGCCCGCGATCACCCTGGAAGACCATACAGAGGATCCAGATTCGGAGACGAGCCGCGGACTATGGGCCAGGAGCGTATCAGTAGATGATCATGTTGTCGTCCAGGGAAAGTCCGGCATTGGCGCATATGTGGTGTGGAGCTGTACCATACAAACCCTCGAG GGTGGTCCCATCAGCGTTCGCATGAGGCATGAAGCTCTATGA
- a CDS encoding uncharacterized protein (predicted protein), with protein sequence MVRDGMERRRCHVCWERGHISMDCPVRQGLLHLANMASELNDRIRRPVPIRVYRVNTHRRHYRPPPRRGHGREPPEHDRGRNYTGRHGLPPRPAHVNSELNYDDRGPYHRDVHSRPARPPADDKENVRPAPPANPAHLRTSVAYDRYILLCVLKQT encoded by the exons ATGGTGCGCGACGGTATG GAACGGCGGCGCTGCCATGTGTGCTGGGAGCGTGGACACATTTCGATGGATTGTCCTGTCCGTCAAGGTCTGCTCCATCTG GCGAATATGGCTTCTGAGCTGAACGATCGGATACGCCGACCTGTACCGATTCGAGTGTATCGAGTGAATACCCATCGCCGTCATtatcgtcctcctcctcgccgaGGGCATGGCCGAGAGCCTCCAGAGCATGACCGTGGAAGAAATTATACG GGACGACACGGACTGCCCCCTCGCCCGGCACATGTTAACTCGGAGCTCAACTACGACGATCGTGGCCCTTACCATCGCGATGTCCATAGTCGTCCTGCCCGTCCGCCTGCAGATGATAAGGAGAATGTTCGCCCTGCCCCCCCTGCGAACCCAGCTCACTTGCGGACAAGCGTGGCCTATGACAGGTATATCTTACTATGTGTTCTCAAACAG ACATGA
- a CDS encoding uncharacterized protein (predicted protein), with product MVLLSSLAVVATVASLATCQNTSTIDPSTVLDSTRKQWCESQTSACPLICLQLPGASGSPKENKCDFVSYRYNLLRSKRRSNVLALDLKQKSLVYSCICSNNQSPNASEYSQTIPYFECTEKNNQCVKNCDGEQQCHTAQATTSLPPFTGVPDKNGVASRPSADLNHIYGLAVVMAGFFAGFATLL from the exons ATGGTTCTCCTGAGTTCCTTGGCCGTCGTTGCCACTGTAGCAAGTCTCGCTACATGCCAGAACACTAGCACTATCGACCCAAGCACTGTTTTAGATTCGACGAGAA AGCAATGGTGCGAATCGCAAACCTCAGCTTGTCCTCTCATCTGTCTGCAACTGCCAGGGGCTTCGGGCAGCCCCAAGGAGAACAAATGCGACTTCGTAAGTTATAGGTATAATTTATTGCGATCTAAGAGACGCTCTAATGTGCTTGCTCTCGATTTAAAACAGAAATCCCTTGTATACTCGTGTATCTGCAGCAACAACCAGTCTCCCAACGCATCTGAATACTCCCAGACAATCCCCTACTTTGAGTGCACagagaaaaacaaccaatgCGTTAAAAACTGCGACGGTGAACAACAGTGCCA CACCGCTCAAGCGACCACTTCGCTGCCTCCTTTCACTGGCGTCCCTGACAAGAATGGGGTCGCCTCCAGGCCATCGGCAGATCTGAATCATATCTACGGTCTAGCCGTTGTGATGGCTGGATTCTTTGCCGGATTTGCGACCCTGCTCTGA